A single window of Opisthocomus hoazin isolate bOpiHoa1 chromosome 5, bOpiHoa1.hap1, whole genome shotgun sequence DNA harbors:
- the ARFIP1 gene encoding arfaptin-1 isoform X5 → MAQGSPKNSAAEIPVTSNGQLEDSHEHSFNRDLKRSLPVGLGLSETKITSHGFDNTKEGVVEAGPFAGSSTSPKSSVISPSSAAASRLAGQGCDLIIPTGGRAQQKSGPVVLADEVKNPAMEKLELVRKWSLNTYKCTRQIISEKLGRGSRTVDLELEAQIDILRDNKKKYENILRLAQTLSTQLFQMVHTQRQLGDAFADLSLKSLELHEEFGYNADTQKLLAKNGETLLGAINFFIASVTTLVNKTIEDTLLTVKQYESARIEYDAYRTDLEELNLGPRDANTLPKIEQSQQLFQVHKEKYEKMRNDVSIKLKFLEENKVKVLHNQLVLFHNAIAAYFAGNQKQLEQTLKQFHIKLKTPGADAPSWLEEQ, encoded by the exons GACTTGAAACGTTCGTTACCAGTTGGACTTGGACTTTCTGAAACCAAAATAACATCTCATGGTTTTGACAACACCAAAGAGGGAGTCGTTGAGGCAGGACCATTTGCAG GTTCCTCAACATCACCCAAATCATCTGTTATATctcccagcagtgcagcagctAGCAGACTTGCTGGACAAGGTTGTGATTTAATTATTCCCACAG GGGGCAGAGCTCAGCAGAAGAGTGGACCTGTTGTGTTAGCAGATGAAGTAAAGAATCCAGCAATGGAGAAGTTGGAATTGGTGAGAAAGTGGAGCCTAAACACTTACAAG tgtacACGTCAGATCATCTCTGAAAAATTGGGTCGTGGCTCAAGAACAGTAGATCTGGAACTAGAAGCTCAAATAGATATATTgagagataacaaaaaaaaatatgaaaatatcttGAGACTGGCACAGACACTGTCCACACAACTCTTCCAGATGGTACATACCCAAAGGCAACTTGGAGATGCATTTGCTGACCTGAGTTTGAAATCATTGGAACTTCAT GAGGAGTTTGGCTACAATGCAGATACACAGAAACTTCTAGCTAAAAATGGAGAAACTCTTCTCGGGGCTATTAACTTTTTTATTGCCAGTGTGACTACATTGGTGAATAAAACAATTGAGGATACATTATTGACTGTGAAACAGTATGAAAGTGCCAG GATTGAGTATGATGCCTATCGAACAGACCTAGAAGAGCTGAATCTTGGCCCTCGTGATGCAAACACTCTGCCAAAGATTGAGCAATCACAACAACTGTTTCAAGTACATaaagagaaatatgaaaaaatgcGTAATGATGTATCTATCAAATTGaaatttttggaagaaaacaag GTTAAGGTATTGCACAATCAGCTTGTTCTGTTCCACAATGCCATTGCAGCATACTTTGCTGGGAATCAAAAGCAGCTTGAACAGACACTTAAACAGTTCCACATCAAATTGAAAACTCCTGGAGCAGATGCCCCATCCTGGCTTGAAGAACAGTGA